One segment of Streptomyces bathyalis DNA contains the following:
- a CDS encoding carbohydrate ABC transporter permease: protein MGRALRNMFVAGCVLLWLIPLYLLIVNALTPAGGYTGTPDWAPRGFAILDNLSIAWSEAGIGQSFLVSLLYSVVCGSVAVLVAAMAAFAVVVLPVPRPAFWFWLIYSGTLFPLQMFLAPLFGLYADANLYDTRLGLMLVYAAWAVPFAFFLIRNQMTTMPPEVTEAAMLDGASFRRIFWRIHVPLMSSGLGAAFIFQFTAVWNDLLLGITLSRSPEVQPVMAALTTLNSAYGSSGPPVILAGALIVSVPTLLVFLLFRGLFLRGVTAIAR from the coding sequence ATGGGACGTGCGCTGCGCAACATGTTCGTCGCCGGATGCGTGCTGCTCTGGCTGATCCCGCTCTATCTGCTGATCGTCAACGCTCTTACCCCGGCGGGTGGTTACACCGGGACGCCCGACTGGGCACCGCGCGGGTTCGCGATCCTCGACAACCTGAGCATCGCGTGGAGCGAGGCGGGCATCGGGCAGAGCTTCCTGGTCTCGCTGCTGTATTCCGTGGTGTGCGGGTCGGTGGCCGTATTGGTCGCCGCGATGGCGGCGTTCGCCGTCGTCGTGCTGCCGGTTCCCAGGCCCGCCTTCTGGTTCTGGTTGATCTACTCCGGGACTCTCTTCCCGTTGCAGATGTTCCTCGCGCCGCTGTTCGGGCTGTACGCGGACGCCAACCTCTACGACACACGGCTCGGCCTGATGCTGGTATATGCGGCGTGGGCGGTGCCGTTCGCGTTCTTCCTCATCCGCAACCAGATGACGACCATGCCGCCGGAGGTCACCGAGGCGGCGATGCTGGACGGCGCGTCCTTCCGCCGGATCTTCTGGCGCATCCACGTGCCGCTGATGAGCTCCGGTCTGGGAGCGGCGTTCATCTTCCAGTTCACCGCGGTGTGGAACGACCTGCTGCTGGGCATCACGCTCAGCCGCAGCCCCGAGGTGCAGCCGGTGATGGCGGCGCTGACGACGCTCAACTCCGCGTACGGCTCCTCGGGTCCGCCCGTGATCCTGGCCGGGGCGCTGATCGTCTCCGTGCCGACCCTGCTCGTCTTCCTCCTCTTCCGTGGTCTCTTCCTCCGCGGAGTCACCGCGATCGCCCGATGA
- a CDS encoding carbohydrate ABC transporter permease has translation MSETLSAAGPIRVKRRIPTRTPGQASGAATARGRLGSPAGSLVWAAPALAFVGVLLVYPFFRSVYGSLFEDNGFTSEFIGLDNYVRLAEDPILGRSLINTVMWVAGTLLLPVVAGLLIAVATHRMRLGNLAQLVIVLPYAISGASTAVLWKFMLTSDGAVNQVLGAVGLGSLAQPWLLEWPQNTVSLIVAGTWQATGINVVLFTIGLRAIPRDIVEAAHLDGVSGWSMFRHITLPQLRAMTVVVVGMAIVNSLKAFDLIWVLTQGGPSRSSETLALTMYREAFRLFHVGYGSAVALVLSVIVVAASWLYLRRQMPGARD, from the coding sequence ATGAGCGAGACGCTGAGCGCTGCCGGGCCGATTCGGGTCAAGCGGCGGATCCCCACCCGGACGCCCGGACAGGCCTCCGGAGCGGCGACGGCGCGAGGCCGGCTGGGCAGCCCTGCCGGATCGCTGGTGTGGGCCGCCCCGGCGCTGGCCTTCGTCGGAGTCCTGCTGGTCTATCCGTTCTTCCGCAGCGTCTACGGCAGCCTCTTCGAGGACAACGGCTTCACCAGCGAGTTCATCGGGCTCGACAACTATGTCCGGCTGGCGGAGGACCCCATCCTGGGCCGTTCGCTGATCAACACGGTGATGTGGGTCGCTGGGACGCTGCTGCTTCCCGTGGTGGCGGGGCTGCTGATCGCGGTCGCCACGCACCGGATGCGCCTGGGGAACCTGGCGCAGCTGGTGATCGTTCTGCCGTACGCGATCTCCGGGGCGTCCACGGCCGTGCTGTGGAAGTTCATGCTGACCTCGGACGGCGCCGTCAACCAGGTGCTCGGTGCGGTCGGTCTGGGCTCGCTGGCACAGCCGTGGCTGCTGGAGTGGCCGCAGAACACCGTGTCCCTGATCGTGGCAGGCACCTGGCAGGCGACCGGCATCAACGTGGTGCTCTTCACCATCGGGCTGCGCGCCATCCCCCGCGACATCGTCGAGGCGGCGCACCTGGACGGCGTGAGCGGCTGGAGCATGTTCCGCCACATCACGCTGCCGCAGCTGCGGGCCATGACGGTGGTGGTCGTCGGCATGGCCATCGTCAACTCCCTCAAGGCGTTCGACTTGATCTGGGTGCTCACGCAGGGAGGCCCGTCCCGGTCCTCCGAGACGCTGGCACTGACGATGTACCGCGAGGCCTTCCGGCTCTTCCACGTCGGCTACGGCTCGGCCGTGGCCCTGGTTCTGTCCGTCATCGTCGTCGCCGCGTCCTGGCTGTATCTGCGCCGCCAGATGCCCGGCGCCCGGGACTGA
- a CDS encoding ABC transporter substrate-binding protein produces the protein MNRRGLLAAAGAAALTTACGTAAGQPPGEVALHGDNASWGKPIAAAGRRMKSTAGIGLVPQVIPSLESFEQIVKSSLRTSKTPDMLKYWSGYRLQDLARTGGIIEMTGHWERAEARGWVYPELRSAFTYKNRVWALPMNLAYWVFFYNTEVFAEHDLEAPQTWEDFLAACKRLKSAGITPLHATTDGRWPAFIWFMEVLVRQDPRFYQDLMNGRESYTDPRAVRAMRTIVSFFDNDWFTPMDMSHDDAAAGVVHGKVGMMPGGTFLTPSLQAAGGKPGGNVDAFVLPMADARARPSMIFESSALVCTSKGPDRKEAVKAAGQWLHPRVAEAFAHTLQDGCPNPRVEPANPMVDGIARTARRKRLWMLNRFWEQGPPELVESTVDDLAGFLLDPPSYRQVLRTMQERADEAWQVWREAEKV, from the coding sequence ATGAACCGCCGAGGTCTCCTCGCGGCGGCCGGTGCCGCCGCTCTCACCACCGCCTGCGGAACCGCCGCGGGCCAGCCTCCCGGCGAGGTCGCCCTCCACGGCGACAACGCCTCATGGGGCAAGCCGATCGCCGCCGCGGGCCGCCGGATGAAGTCGACCGCCGGCATCGGACTGGTCCCGCAGGTCATACCGTCGCTCGAGTCGTTCGAGCAGATCGTCAAGTCCTCGCTGCGCACCAGCAAGACGCCGGACATGCTCAAGTACTGGTCGGGCTACCGCCTGCAGGATCTGGCACGCACCGGCGGCATCATCGAGATGACCGGTCACTGGGAAAGGGCCGAGGCGCGCGGCTGGGTCTACCCAGAGCTGCGCAGCGCCTTCACCTACAAGAACCGCGTGTGGGCCCTGCCGATGAACCTGGCCTACTGGGTCTTCTTCTACAACACCGAGGTCTTCGCCGAACACGACCTCGAAGCTCCGCAGACCTGGGAGGACTTCCTCGCAGCCTGCAAGCGCCTCAAGAGCGCCGGCATCACACCACTGCACGCAACGACCGACGGCCGCTGGCCCGCCTTCATCTGGTTCATGGAGGTCCTCGTCCGGCAGGACCCCCGCTTCTACCAGGACCTGATGAACGGGCGGGAGAGCTACACCGACCCGCGCGCCGTGCGGGCCATGCGCACCATCGTCTCCTTCTTCGACAACGACTGGTTCACGCCCATGGACATGAGCCATGACGACGCGGCCGCCGGTGTGGTGCACGGCAAGGTCGGGATGATGCCGGGCGGCACCTTCCTCACACCCAGCCTGCAGGCCGCGGGCGGCAAGCCGGGCGGCAACGTGGACGCGTTCGTGCTGCCCATGGCCGATGCCCGGGCGCGGCCCAGCATGATCTTCGAATCGAGCGCACTGGTGTGCACCAGCAAGGGCCCGGACCGCAAGGAAGCCGTCAAGGCGGCAGGGCAGTGGCTGCACCCGCGGGTGGCCGAGGCGTTCGCGCACACCCTGCAGGACGGCTGCCCCAACCCCCGTGTGGAACCGGCCAATCCGATGGTCGACGGCATCGCACGCACCGCGCGGCGGAAGCGGCTGTGGATGCTCAACCGCTTCTGGGAGCAGGGTCCGCCGGAACTGGTGGAGTCGACCGTCGACGACCTGGCGGGGTTCCTGCTCGACCCGCCCAGCTACCGGCAGGTGCTCAGGACGATGCAGGAGCGCGCCGACGAGGCGTGGCAGGTGTGGAGGGAGGCGGAGAAGGTATGA
- a CDS encoding phytanoyl-CoA dioxygenase family protein: MTTTAHPELHRPYSLDATARRRFEDQGFVKLPGVLSPGTVRNYEPEITSKVIELNTQRLPLAERDTYGKAFLQVTNLWQHSEVVRDFVFSPRLARVAAELLGVDAVRLYHDQALYKEPGGGMTPWHADQYYWPLSTDRTVTAWIPLQQTPVEMGPLTFAVGSHRFVHGRDLPISDASERELQRALAEQDFPVLETPYELGDVSFHNGWTFHRASPNGAVNPRRVMTVIYMDADITVAEPVNDNQRGDLHAWMPGTAVGEIPATPLNPVLHDREA, translated from the coding sequence ATGACGACCACCGCGCACCCGGAACTCCACCGCCCCTACTCGCTCGATGCGACAGCGCGCCGGCGTTTCGAAGATCAGGGCTTCGTCAAGCTTCCCGGCGTGCTCTCTCCCGGCACTGTCCGCAACTACGAGCCAGAGATCACTTCGAAGGTCATCGAGCTGAACACCCAGCGTCTCCCTCTCGCCGAGCGGGACACCTACGGCAAGGCGTTCCTCCAGGTGACCAACCTGTGGCAGCACAGCGAGGTCGTCCGGGACTTCGTCTTCTCGCCCCGACTGGCCCGCGTCGCGGCCGAGTTGCTAGGCGTCGACGCCGTACGCCTCTACCACGACCAGGCCCTCTACAAGGAACCAGGCGGCGGCATGACTCCCTGGCACGCGGACCAGTACTACTGGCCGCTGTCCACCGACCGGACGGTCACAGCCTGGATCCCCTTGCAGCAGACGCCTGTCGAGATGGGACCGCTGACCTTCGCCGTCGGCAGCCACCGCTTCGTCCACGGCCGCGACCTGCCGATCAGCGACGCGTCCGAACGCGAACTCCAACGCGCCCTTGCCGAGCAGGACTTCCCTGTGCTTGAGACCCCCTACGAGCTGGGCGACGTCAGCTTCCACAACGGCTGGACGTTCCATCGCGCCTCGCCCAACGGCGCGGTCAACCCGCGACGGGTGATGACAGTCATCTACATGGACGCTGACATCACCGTCGCCGAACCCGTCAACGACAACCAACGCGGCGATCTCCATGCCTGGATGCCGGGCACTGCCGTCGGCGAGATCCCCGCGACGCCCCTCAACCCGGTCCTCCACGACCGGGAGGCCTGA
- a CDS encoding isocitrate lyase/PEP mutase family protein yields the protein MVNASNRASRTPAGQLRELLTAAPSRGPLLAPGAYDALSARLVADAGFDCVYMTGFGTTASLIGQPDIGLLTATEMADNARRIAAAIGDTPLIADADTGYGNALNVARTVETYERAGVAGIQLEDQVMPKRCGHMAGKQVIPTSEMTGKIRAACDARRDPDTVIIARTDAVATDGVDAALERARAFRDAGADVLFVEAPTGEADVEKIADTLAAGTPLLFNWAEGGKTPPLPLSRLRELGFALVLYPIGTLLAATAGVRSLLSALRRDGTPAAALNDSQSVSLPGFEEFTDLVGLPAAREREARYT from the coding sequence ATGGTGAACGCGTCGAACCGTGCGAGTCGCACGCCGGCCGGACAGCTACGGGAGTTGCTCACCGCAGCACCGTCGCGGGGCCCGTTGCTCGCCCCGGGAGCCTACGACGCGCTGTCCGCGCGCCTGGTCGCCGACGCCGGGTTCGACTGCGTCTACATGACCGGCTTCGGCACCACCGCGTCGCTCATCGGGCAGCCCGACATCGGGCTGCTCACCGCGACCGAGATGGCCGACAACGCCCGCCGGATCGCCGCCGCCATCGGCGATACACCGCTGATCGCCGACGCGGACACCGGCTACGGCAACGCGCTCAACGTCGCCCGCACCGTCGAGACCTACGAGCGCGCCGGCGTCGCCGGCATCCAGCTCGAGGACCAGGTCATGCCCAAGCGATGCGGGCACATGGCCGGAAAGCAGGTCATCCCCACATCGGAGATGACGGGCAAGATCCGCGCCGCTTGCGACGCCCGCCGTGACCCGGACACCGTGATCATCGCCCGGACCGACGCGGTCGCCACCGATGGTGTCGATGCCGCGCTGGAACGCGCACGGGCATTCCGCGACGCCGGCGCGGACGTGCTGTTCGTCGAGGCGCCGACCGGAGAGGCGGACGTCGAGAAGATCGCAGACACCCTCGCCGCCGGCACGCCACTGCTCTTCAACTGGGCCGAGGGCGGGAAGACGCCGCCACTACCGCTTTCCCGCCTGCGCGAGTTGGGCTTCGCACTGGTCCTCTACCCGATCGGCACGCTGCTGGCCGCCACCGCCGGGGTTCGCTCGCTGCTGTCGGCCCTGCGCCGCGACGGGACGCCCGCCGCCGCCTTGAACGACTCGCAGAGTGTCAGCCTCCCCGGCTTCGAGGAGTTCACTGATCTGGTGGGACTTCCGGCCGCGCGGGAGCGCGAAGCCCGCTACACGTGA
- a CDS encoding DUF6069 family protein, with translation MNSMNDNTVVAGPAPGRTSRTHRLRGLVGTGLMATLAAVVATTLAAALAQAAGVGFEIPDGGERIPLPGFAVVTGACSVVGIVIAAALLRWSSRPADRFVRTAVSLTAISLAPPLLTGANTVTTTALLGLHLVPAAVMIPTLTRSLRTRTD, from the coding sequence ATGAACAGCATGAATGACAACACGGTCGTCGCAGGCCCGGCGCCGGGCCGGACCAGTCGCACCCACCGGCTCCGCGGACTCGTCGGCACCGGCCTCATGGCCACGCTCGCGGCGGTAGTGGCCACCACCCTCGCCGCTGCGCTTGCCCAAGCCGCCGGCGTCGGCTTCGAGATCCCCGACGGTGGCGAGAGGATCCCGTTGCCCGGGTTCGCCGTCGTGACGGGCGCCTGCTCGGTCGTGGGCATCGTCATCGCCGCTGCTCTTCTTCGTTGGAGCTCCCGCCCCGCCGACCGGTTCGTGCGGACGGCGGTGTCGCTGACCGCGATCTCGTTGGCACCGCCCCTCCTCACCGGGGCGAACACCGTCACCACCACCGCCCTCCTCGGGCTGCACCTCGTCCCTGCGGCGGTGATGATCCCCACCCTGACGCGGAGCCTTCGCACCCGGACCGACTGA
- a CDS encoding RNA polymerase subunit sigma-70, with translation MSADTRLEELGVSGLGEVDEPTFSGLAERHRRELHVHCYRMLGSFEDAEDTVQETFLRAWRRRETFEGRSTFRAWLYRIATNACLDLLAKRRPEPATGGEVLWLQPYPDRLLDELPARDADEPETLAVARETIELAYLVAVQHLAPRPRAVLILRDVLGWPAKDVAELLGDSVNSVNSALQRARAGMREHLPAERQDWTGGEEDTATRELVRRFADLSVATDVDGLAALLRDDVRCSMPPTPGLYVGRETVVNDWIESGFEGMKGLRTVLTSVNRQPAAAFYIWQEREHAYLPLTIDVLRITGGAITEIVTFHDDQFPRLGLPERLPSEGTE, from the coding sequence ATGAGTGCGGACACGCGGCTGGAGGAGCTGGGCGTGAGCGGGCTGGGCGAGGTCGACGAGCCGACGTTCTCGGGGCTGGCGGAACGGCACCGGCGGGAGCTGCACGTGCACTGCTACCGGATGCTCGGGTCGTTCGAGGACGCCGAGGACACCGTGCAGGAGACGTTCCTGCGTGCCTGGAGGCGGCGGGAGACCTTCGAGGGCCGGTCGACGTTCCGGGCCTGGCTGTACCGGATCGCCACCAACGCGTGCCTGGATCTGCTGGCCAAGCGCCGGCCTGAGCCCGCGACCGGCGGCGAGGTGCTGTGGCTGCAGCCCTACCCGGACCGGCTGCTCGACGAGCTGCCCGCGCGTGACGCGGACGAGCCGGAGACCCTCGCCGTAGCGCGGGAGACGATCGAGCTGGCGTACCTGGTCGCGGTCCAGCACCTCGCACCGCGCCCGCGGGCCGTGCTGATCCTGCGGGACGTGCTCGGCTGGCCGGCGAAGGACGTCGCGGAGCTCCTCGGGGACTCCGTCAACTCCGTGAACAGCGCGCTGCAGAGGGCCCGCGCCGGCATGCGGGAGCACCTGCCCGCCGAGCGGCAGGACTGGACCGGCGGCGAGGAGGACACCGCGACACGCGAGCTGGTGCGCCGCTTTGCCGACCTCAGCGTGGCGACCGACGTCGACGGGCTCGCCGCACTGCTGCGGGACGACGTCCGCTGCTCGATGCCGCCCACGCCTGGCCTGTACGTCGGCCGCGAAACGGTGGTGAACGACTGGATCGAGAGCGGCTTCGAGGGCATGAAGGGCCTGCGCACCGTCCTCACCTCCGTGAACCGGCAGCCGGCCGCCGCCTTCTACATCTGGCAGGAGCGGGAGCACGCGTACCTGCCACTGACGATCGACGTCCTGCGCATCACCGGCGGGGCGATCACCGAGATCGTCACCTTCCACGACGACCAGTTCCCGCGGCTGGGGCTGCCGGAGCGCCTGCCGTCGGAGGGCACGGAGTAG
- a CDS encoding phosphotransferase family protein, with protein MTNHDEAAAVRPLTLAWVSRHLEVGERIVGTEVLHGGITAEVRRLTVGTRDGGTRDLVLRTFVDVEDAEDSLNREAGALTLLSGTGVPAPGLVAVDPASAHCEYPSLLMTHLPGRTVLDDEGLETRLPLLARQLVAIHALRPSERPREYVALTTADTVVTPKGADAAAWAAGIDMLRKPPPPYEGRFLHRDFHPGNVLFDVPPPSPAGPRITGVVDWAGASWGPADLDVAHCSTNLALLHCPAWGLRFAEAYEEAGGVLAATASERLYWQMRDGLAFSEDLRVVAQTWREAGRTELTTRAVEERLDAYVTALMDTLA; from the coding sequence GTGACCAATCACGATGAGGCGGCGGCTGTCCGACCGTTGACATTGGCCTGGGTGAGCCGGCACCTGGAGGTCGGCGAACGGATCGTCGGAACCGAGGTGCTGCACGGCGGCATCACTGCCGAAGTGCGGAGGCTGACCGTCGGCACCCGGGACGGAGGCACCCGTGACCTGGTGCTGCGTACCTTCGTCGACGTGGAGGACGCCGAGGACAGTCTGAACAGGGAGGCCGGCGCCCTGACCCTGCTCTCGGGGACCGGCGTGCCGGCTCCCGGACTGGTCGCGGTTGATCCGGCCTCCGCGCATTGCGAGTATCCATCGCTCCTCATGACACATCTGCCGGGCCGGACAGTCCTCGACGATGAGGGACTGGAGACGCGCCTCCCTCTGCTGGCCCGCCAACTCGTCGCGATCCACGCGCTGCGACCCTCTGAGCGGCCCCGGGAGTATGTGGCGCTGACGACGGCCGACACCGTGGTGACTCCCAAGGGCGCCGACGCAGCGGCATGGGCGGCAGGCATCGACATGCTCCGCAAGCCCCCGCCGCCCTACGAAGGGCGGTTCCTGCACCGGGACTTCCACCCCGGCAACGTGCTGTTCGACGTGCCGCCCCCGAGTCCGGCGGGTCCCCGCATCACCGGCGTCGTCGACTGGGCGGGGGCCTCCTGGGGCCCGGCGGATCTCGACGTGGCGCACTGCTCCACCAATCTCGCGCTGCTGCACTGCCCGGCGTGGGGTCTGCGGTTCGCCGAGGCGTACGAGGAGGCCGGCGGGGTGCTGGCCGCCACCGCGAGCGAGCGGCTGTACTGGCAGATGCGGGACGGGCTGGCGTTCTCAGAAGACCTGCGGGTGGTGGCACAGACATGGCGGGAGGCGGGGAGGACAGAGCTGACGACGCGGGCCGTGGAGGAGCGGCTGGACGCCTACGTCACCGCCCTGATGGACACGCTGGCCTGA
- a CDS encoding cyclodeaminase/cyclohydrolase family protein: MNETTDFPSATVRGFLDQVAARTPAPSGGAACAVAVGTAAALVAMAARFSTRQLPDADRLAANADELRAEALPLADADAEVYGELLAASRDKGPGHEERFAEACRAACDVPLRMSGTAVRVAELATRVGTEGNPNLRGDAYTAVMLCSAAAESAAALVGINARAGNLDDERVRRAAGQTLAVARAVTALKENLGPPASASG, from the coding sequence GTGAACGAAACCACCGATTTCCCGTCGGCGACCGTCCGCGGGTTCCTCGACCAGGTCGCGGCACGCACGCCGGCGCCGAGTGGCGGCGCGGCGTGTGCTGTCGCCGTCGGGACAGCGGCCGCGCTGGTCGCGATGGCGGCCCGCTTCTCCACGAGACAACTGCCCGACGCCGACCGGCTCGCCGCGAACGCCGACGAACTGCGCGCGGAGGCGCTGCCGTTGGCAGATGCGGACGCCGAGGTGTACGGAGAGCTGCTCGCCGCTTCCCGTGACAAGGGGCCCGGCCACGAGGAGCGGTTCGCCGAGGCATGCCGTGCGGCGTGCGACGTGCCGTTGCGGATGAGCGGTACCGCGGTCAGGGTCGCCGAACTGGCCACGAGGGTGGGCACCGAAGGCAATCCGAACCTTCGCGGCGACGCGTACACGGCGGTGATGCTGTGCTCCGCGGCCGCGGAGTCGGCGGCCGCGCTCGTGGGGATCAACGCTCGTGCGGGCAACCTCGACGATGAACGGGTGCGCCGGGCTGCCGGCCAAACGCTCGCCGTCGCACGGGCGGTGACGGCCCTGAAGGAAAACCTCGGGCCGCCGGCGTCGGCGTCCGGCTGA
- a CDS encoding formate--tetrahydrofolate ligase, which yields MAFPSDLDIARSAALKPIEDVANGMGLSSRSLQAYGDDVCKVRLEALDDLADRPRGKYVVVSAITPTPLGEGKTTTTVGLGQAFAHIGRKASIAIRQPSMGPTFGIKGGAAGGGYSQVVPMELLNLHLTGDSHAVTAAHNLLSATIDNHLFQGNDLDLDPHQITWRRVLDVNDRALRNVIVGLGSRADGVPRQTGFDITAASEVMAVLGLTTSLPDLRARLGRIVVGYTRGGDPVTAEQLQAAGSMAVIMREAIKPNLMQTLENTPVLVHAGPFGNIATGNSSVIADSIGLRCSEFHVTEAGFGADMGAERFFNIKCRTSGEAPDAAVVVATVRALKAHSGNYKIVAGKELSPELLAENPDDVALGAENLRKQIDNIRMHGIPAVVAINAFPTDHPSEHQVIQKIAAEMGAKSAVCTNFADGGRGATELAEAVAEACEEPSKFQLLYPDAATLREKIETVATRVYGADGVDYTSAAERQLDTYERAGFSNLPVCIAKTHLSISSDAALKGAPTGWRLPVREVRASAGAGFVYPLCGAMRTMPGLGSKPAAARIDLDENSEIVGLS from the coding sequence ATGGCGTTTCCCAGTGACCTCGATATCGCTCGCTCGGCGGCGTTGAAGCCGATCGAGGATGTGGCCAATGGGATGGGTCTGAGCAGCCGGTCGCTGCAGGCGTACGGCGACGACGTGTGCAAGGTGCGGCTGGAGGCGCTGGACGACCTCGCCGACCGCCCTCGCGGCAAGTACGTGGTCGTATCGGCGATCACCCCGACGCCGTTGGGCGAAGGCAAGACGACCACCACGGTGGGACTCGGCCAGGCGTTCGCGCACATCGGGAGGAAGGCGTCGATCGCGATCCGGCAGCCGTCGATGGGGCCGACGTTCGGGATCAAGGGCGGCGCCGCGGGAGGTGGCTATTCCCAGGTCGTTCCGATGGAGCTGCTGAACCTGCACCTCACCGGGGACTCCCACGCCGTGACCGCGGCGCACAATCTGCTGTCCGCGACGATCGACAACCACCTGTTCCAGGGCAACGACTTGGACCTGGACCCGCACCAGATCACATGGCGCCGCGTGCTCGACGTCAACGACCGCGCACTGCGCAACGTCATCGTCGGGCTGGGGTCGCGGGCGGACGGGGTGCCGCGGCAGACCGGGTTCGACATCACCGCTGCCAGCGAGGTGATGGCTGTGCTGGGGCTGACCACGTCGCTGCCTGATCTGCGGGCGCGGCTGGGGCGGATCGTAGTCGGCTACACCCGCGGCGGCGACCCTGTCACCGCCGAACAGCTGCAGGCCGCGGGATCGATGGCTGTGATCATGCGGGAAGCGATCAAGCCCAATCTGATGCAGACCTTGGAGAACACCCCTGTCCTCGTGCATGCAGGCCCCTTCGGCAACATCGCCACCGGCAACTCCTCGGTGATCGCTGACTCGATCGGCCTGCGCTGTTCCGAATTCCATGTGACCGAGGCCGGGTTCGGAGCGGACATGGGTGCGGAGCGGTTCTTCAACATCAAGTGCCGCACATCCGGCGAGGCCCCCGACGCGGCCGTCGTCGTGGCCACGGTCCGCGCGCTCAAGGCCCATTCGGGCAACTACAAGATCGTCGCCGGCAAGGAACTCTCCCCGGAACTGCTGGCGGAGAACCCCGACGACGTCGCACTCGGGGCGGAGAACCTGCGCAAGCAGATCGACAACATCCGGATGCACGGCATCCCGGCCGTGGTCGCGATCAACGCGTTCCCGACCGACCACCCCTCGGAACACCAGGTGATCCAGAAGATCGCTGCCGAGATGGGTGCGAAGTCGGCGGTGTGCACCAACTTCGCGGACGGCGGACGCGGCGCCACGGAGTTGGCCGAAGCCGTCGCCGAAGCGTGCGAGGAGCCGTCGAAGTTCCAGCTCCTCTACCCCGACGCCGCCACCCTGCGCGAAAAGATCGAGACGGTCGCAACAAGGGTCTACGGCGCCGACGGCGTCGACTACACCTCCGCGGCGGAACGCCAACTCGACACCTACGAACGCGCCGGCTTCAGCAACCTCCCCGTCTGCATCGCCAAGACCCACCTCTCGATCTCCTCGGATGCCGCCCTCAAGGGTGCCCCCACCGGCTGGCGGCTCCCTGTCCGCGAGGTCCGCGCCTCCGCCGGCGCCGGGTTCGTCTATCCCCTGTGCGGTGCCATGCGCACCATGCCGGGACTCGGCAGCAAACCTGCCGCGGCGCGCATCGACCTCGACGAGAACAGCGAGATCGTCGGACTGTCGTGA